A genomic stretch from Amphiura filiformis unplaced genomic scaffold, Afil_fr2py scaffold_594, whole genome shotgun sequence includes:
- the LOC140145689 gene encoding uncharacterized protein codes for MFADDLIVYRGIRGTQDEVQFQEDLDKLVSWAELWGMKFNASKCKVMRISRKRDPGHPSYQMLGTTLEEVTSTQYLGIHIQNNLKWDVQTHYAVGKATRVLNFLMRNFHNCTKKIKEQLYNSMVKPHLQYASAAWNPGMVKNKDLLEKVQRRAARFVMGDFHRTSSVTEMLQQISWETIEEGRIKTRTRTLQKIIMNRLAIDGSKYFKPKPSRSRRGHENQLVLHETPYTDIMKQSFFAEAIAIWNRFPVVPVPDDDDDSKSLTSQKPQLNF; via the coding sequence atgtttgcagatgACCTCATTGTCTACAGGGGTATACGTGGGACACAAGACGAAGTGCAGTTTCAAGAAGATCTTGATAAGCTAGTTAGCTGGGCTGAACTGTGGGGAATGAAATTTAACGCCAGCAAGTGCAAGGTTATGCGTATCTCCAGAAAACGGGATCCTGGTCACCCATCCTACCAGATGCTAGGCACTACACTGGAAGAAGTCACCTCCACACAATATTTAGGCATTCATATCCAGAATAACTTGAAGTGGGATGTCCAGACTCACTACGCAGTCGGAAAGGCTACTAGAGTTCTCAACTTCCTGATGAGGAATTTCCACAACTGTACCAAAAAGATCAAAGAGCAGCTTTACAACTCAATGGTGAAACCCCATCTTCAATACGCTTCTGCTGCTTGGAATCCAGGCATGGTAAAGAATAAGGATCTCCTGGAGAAAGTACAGAGAAGGGCAGCAAGGTTTGTGATGGGTGATTTTCATCGAACATCGAGTGTTACAGAGATGTTACAGCAGATCAGTTGGGAAACAATTGAAGAGGGAAGAATCAAGACCAGAACAAGAACCCTTCAGAAGATCATCATGAACCGGCTAGCTATAGATGGGTCAAAATACTTCAAGCCAAAACCAAGCAGGAGCAGAAGGGGGCATGAAAACCAGCTTGTTTTACATGAGACTCCTTACACTGACATCATGAAGCAGTCATTTTTTGCAGAGGCAATTGCAATTTGGAACAGGTTCCCTGTGGTGCCTGTAcccgacgacgacgacgacagtAAAAGTTTGACCAGCCAGAAGCCCCAACTTAATTTTTGA